The Pirellulales bacterium genomic interval GCTTTTCGGTCGCCGGCCGCATCAGCGCGTGGATATCCCAGTCATGCCGGCAACCGAAAAACTGGACACGAACCGACGTCCTCCTAACGGCTTAGTTCACCGACGAAGAGGCGCAGCGGCTTTAGTGCAATTGTGCTAAGACTACTCCTTGGGATTATCCTCTCTCGACTTTGTTGGAGGGTCACATGACAAGTGTTGCTTCAGGACGGGCTTGTGCGTTAGTGACCGGCGCTTCCGGTGGTCTCGGGATGGCCTTTGCGGAACGGCTCGCCTGCGACGGCCACGACCTCGTCCTTGTGGCGCGGCGATTGGACCGGGTTCAACAGGTGGCCAGCCATTTGCAACAAACACATGGTATACAGGTCACGGTTATACGCGCCGATTTGAACGATACCGCTGCGCTTGGCGAGGTTGAAGCGGTGCTCGCCAACAACGATGCAATGACACTGCTGGTGAATACAGCCGGGTTTGCGGGCTATTACCCGTTTTCATCAGTAGAGCCCAAAATCATCGACGAACTAGTCGGCATCCATGTCCGTGCGGTGGCACGCACCACGCGGGCGGTGCTGCCCGGCATGATCCGCCGCGGCCATGGCGGCGTCATTAACGTCTCTGGGCTTTTGGCTCTCGCGAACACTTTGCCGACATCGCCTCTGCCGCCGCGCGCTGTCTACGCTGGAGCCAAGGCGTTCCTTTTGGCTTTCACTCAAACTCTTGCAGGAGAGATCAAGGGTACAGGAGTACGCATGCAAGTCTGTGTACCGGGTCGAATTGAAACGGATTTTCATGCCGCACAAACAATCGATATGAGCAAACAGCCGCCAGCCATGAGCGCCGCCGACGTCGTTTCTGCATCCCTCGCGGCCCTTGCACAAAATGAAATTGTCTGTATTCCCGGTCTCGCCGATCCAAATTTATGGCACGGCTTAAACGACTCGCAACTTGCCGTCTTTCGCAGCGCTGCGATGCAGGCGAGTCCTGCCGAACGTT includes:
- a CDS encoding SDR family NAD(P)-dependent oxidoreductase gives rise to the protein MTSVASGRACALVTGASGGLGMAFAERLACDGHDLVLVARRLDRVQQVASHLQQTHGIQVTVIRADLNDTAALGEVEAVLANNDAMTLLVNTAGFAGYYPFSSVEPKIIDELVGIHVRAVARTTRAVLPGMIRRGHGGVINVSGLLALANTLPTSPLPPRAVYAGAKAFLLAFTQTLAGEIKGTGVRMQVCVPGRIETDFHAAQTIDMSKQPPAMSAADVVSASLAALAQNEIVCIPGLADPNLWHGLNDSQLAVFRSAAMQASPAERYRLQPGD